From Xylanibacter oryzae DSM 17970, a single genomic window includes:
- a CDS encoding exopolysaccharide biosynthesis polyprenyl glycosylphosphotransferase, producing MKSAYNKVYCLIAIVAMIDMATVNVGYLIYYFADMWLRFDNLLFEHNFLYWFLFNISYFISINTISISAHERLTKPQEELRNASRTIPLSLLIFMTLASMAKVPTPGFIKAVLLCFAAFMLISVERMIVRKAVKHVRHLGKYNLSSIIIGYGPSTNDIVDVLNDRWNGLNLMGIFTDGELDEDAVGAKRLGGVDDAVEYIKSHSLHDVFIYRPLYDDERMKIVLNACYQNVLRVYYMPDMMVGRTSYVYPYRFGDTYILATRHEPLLKMRNRCYKRIFDVSVSLLFLCTIYPIVYAIVAIVTKLTSAGPIYFKQERTGYDGRSFICYKFRSMDINDDADRKQATKDDNRVTKFGYFIRHYNIDELPQFINVLKGDMSIVGPRPHMVAHTEYYGKIISEYMIRHLVRPGITGLAQVSGCRGETKTVDDMRKRVEKDIEYIESWGFWQDIVIIMHTVLMVIKGDKQAY from the coding sequence ATGAAATCAGCATATAATAAGGTATACTGTTTGATTGCTATAGTGGCAATGATAGATATGGCTACAGTAAATGTAGGTTATTTGATTTACTATTTTGCTGATATGTGGCTGAGGTTTGACAATCTACTGTTTGAACATAACTTCTTGTACTGGTTTCTATTTAATATATCTTATTTCATCTCTATCAATACCATAAGCATTTCGGCTCATGAAAGACTGACTAAGCCTCAGGAGGAACTGAGAAATGCGTCTAGGACAATACCTCTTTCGTTACTGATATTCATGACCTTGGCTAGTATGGCAAAGGTTCCGACTCCTGGTTTTATAAAGGCTGTTTTGCTTTGTTTTGCTGCTTTTATGCTGATAAGTGTGGAGAGAATGATTGTAAGGAAAGCCGTGAAGCATGTAAGGCACTTGGGAAAGTATAACCTGAGTTCGATAATTATAGGATATGGACCTTCTACAAATGATATTGTGGATGTGCTGAATGACAGATGGAATGGACTTAACCTGATGGGTATATTCACTGATGGTGAACTGGATGAAGATGCCGTCGGTGCAAAAAGACTGGGAGGTGTGGATGATGCTGTGGAATATATAAAGAGTCATAGCCTGCATGATGTGTTTATATATAGGCCATTGTATGATGATGAGAGAATGAAAATTGTGCTTAATGCCTGTTATCAGAATGTATTGAGGGTATATTATATGCCTGATATGATGGTAGGCAGAACTTCGTATGTGTATCCTTATAGATTCGGTGATACGTATATCTTGGCTACAAGGCATGAACCTTTGCTTAAAATGAGAAACAGGTGCTATAAGAGAATATTTGATGTTTCAGTATCGTTGTTATTCTTATGTACAATATATCCGATAGTATATGCTATAGTAGCAATAGTGACAAAGTTGACTAGTGCAGGACCTATATACTTTAAGCAGGAACGTACGGGATATGATGGCAGATCATTTATCTGCTATAAATTCAGGAGTATGGATATAAATGATGACGCTGACCGGAAGCAGGCTACCAAGGATGATAATAGGGTTACTAAGTTTGGATATTTTATAAGGCATTATAATATTGATGAATTGCCTCAGTTTATCAATGTGCTAAAAGGTGATATGAGTATCGTTGGGCCAAGGCCGCATATGGTTGCTCATACTGAGTATTATGGTAAGATAATCAGTGAGTATATGATAAGACACTTGGTTAGACCGGGAATAACAGGACTTGCTCAGGTGAGTGGTTGTCGTGGTGAAACGAAGACCGTGGATGATATGAGAAAGCGTGTGGAGAAAGATATTGAATATATCGAGAGTTGGGGATTCTGGCAGGATATAGTCATTATAATGCATACGGTGTTGATGGTTATAAAAGGTGATAAACAGGCTTATTGA
- a CDS encoding lipocalin-like domain-containing protein, with amino-acid sequence MKKILILFAAVLTMTLAGCTLDASNNGDMDGNWQLMRVDTIGGGSTDTKNWQIFYAVQFRLLEINAYSYPVGNGGFMFHFDQTRDSLKLSTAAADGSEMYDLKNVAPFGLTSLDEHFKIQLLNSDNMVLESKKLRLTFRKF; translated from the coding sequence ATGAAAAAGATATTGATATTGTTTGCTGCTGTGCTTACTATGACATTAGCTGGCTGCACTCTGGATGCGTCTAATAATGGTGATATGGATGGTAATTGGCAACTTATGCGGGTTGATACTATTGGAGGAGGTTCGACTGATACAAAAAACTGGCAGATATTCTATGCGGTACAGTTCAGGTTGCTGGAGATAAATGCTTATTCGTATCCTGTTGGAAACGGTGGCTTTATGTTCCATTTTGATCAGACAAGGGATTCTCTAAAGTTAAGTACCGCTGCTGCAGATGGCAGTGAAATGTATGACTTAAAGAATGTAGCACCATTTGGGCTGACTTCGCTAGATGAACATTTTAAAATTCAATTACTGAATAGTGATAATATGGTGTTAGAATCAAAGAAGTTAAGACTAACATTCAGAAAGTTCTGA
- a CDS encoding capsule assembly Wzi family protein, with protein MLFIERLRRILILIILLSVSSVTFADNGVFNNVGYKAEMQMTVAGGSNNPLWLNANRYGLGSVDKNNAYVRLEMFRPVATDSARKWGVGYGMDIAAAHNFTSKFIVQEAYLEGRWRAGMLTIGSKRQPMQMKNMELSSGSQCLGINALPIPQVRLSLPEYWTIPVLNGFISLKGHLSYGIMTDGNWQENFDTKGIKHQKNVLYHSKAAYLRFGNEDKHPLVVEAGLEMATLFGGKVYQGGKWYNYGADLGDFARALIPTDVPNDDDLYTAEGDQLGSLMLSVSYKFSSWKARVYYDHFFEDGSAMYFLDFDGYGKGKQWNDHVNSRYIVYDPKDGMFGVEITLPHNRWISSVVAEYLYTKYQSGPIYFDHTQTISNHIGGRDDYYNHGTYIGWQHWGNVIGNPLYLSPVYNDDGYLYIKDNRFIAYHIGISGDPTANLHYRMLLTTQRGWGTYFVPYNDIRKNFSMLAEVTYTMPKRVMKWNTDGWSIKGGLAIDRGQLLGNNTGMQITVAKTGILNWKRK; from the coding sequence ATGTTATTTATTGAGAGATTACGTAGAATTTTAATATTGATAATATTATTGTCGGTTTCTTCAGTGACTTTTGCTGATAATGGAGTATTTAATAATGTAGGATATAAGGCGGAAATGCAGATGACGGTTGCCGGTGGCTCTAATAACCCGCTGTGGCTAAATGCTAACAGGTATGGACTGGGATCTGTAGATAAAAATAATGCTTATGTGAGGTTGGAAATGTTCAGACCGGTGGCTACTGACTCTGCCAGAAAATGGGGCGTAGGATATGGTATGGATATAGCAGCTGCACATAACTTTACAAGTAAATTTATAGTGCAGGAGGCTTATTTGGAGGGCAGATGGAGGGCAGGAATGCTGACAATAGGTAGTAAAAGACAACCTATGCAGATGAAAAACATGGAACTGAGCAGTGGTTCGCAGTGTTTGGGTATTAATGCGCTGCCGATTCCGCAGGTGAGACTCAGTCTGCCTGAATACTGGACAATACCTGTGCTGAATGGCTTTATATCGCTGAAAGGACATCTCTCTTATGGAATAATGACCGATGGTAATTGGCAGGAGAACTTTGACACTAAGGGTATAAAGCATCAAAAAAATGTATTATATCATAGTAAAGCAGCTTATTTAAGGTTTGGTAACGAGGATAAGCATCCATTGGTAGTGGAAGCCGGACTGGAAATGGCAACTCTGTTTGGGGGTAAGGTTTACCAGGGGGGCAAATGGTATAATTATGGTGCTGATTTAGGTGATTTTGCACGTGCTTTGATACCTACGGATGTACCTAATGACGATGATTTATATACGGCTGAGGGTGACCAACTTGGATCATTGATGCTGAGTGTAAGCTATAAATTCAGTTCATGGAAGGCAAGGGTATATTATGATCATTTTTTTGAAGATGGTTCTGCTATGTATTTTCTTGATTTCGATGGTTATGGCAAGGGAAAACAATGGAATGATCATGTTAACAGTAGATATATTGTATATGATCCGAAGGATGGCATGTTTGGCGTGGAAATAACTTTGCCGCATAACAGGTGGATATCGTCTGTAGTGGCTGAATATCTATATACTAAGTATCAGAGTGGTCCTATATATTTTGATCATACTCAGACTATTTCTAATCACATTGGAGGAAGGGATGATTATTACAATCACGGTACGTATATCGGATGGCAGCATTGGGGGAACGTAATAGGCAATCCTTTATATCTGTCGCCTGTATACAATGATGATGGATATCTTTATATTAAAGACAATAGATTCATAGCTTATCATATTGGTATATCAGGAGACCCTACGGCTAACTTGCATTACAGAATGCTGCTGACTACGCAGAGGGGATGGGGTACATATTTCGTTCCTTATAATGACATACGGAAAAACTTCAGTATGCTGGCGGAGGTGACTTATACGATGCCGAAAAGGGTAATGAAATGGAATACTGATGGATGGAGCATCAAAGGAGGACTGGCAATAGACAGAGGACAATTGCTGGGCAACAACACAGGTATGCAGATAACGGTGGCTAAAACGGGTATATTAAACTGGAAACGAAAATGA
- a CDS encoding formamidopyrimidine-DNA glycosylase: MLEIPESKIIADMATGILRGKVVADVINATSLHRFTWYEGDPLLYAAILVGRKVVDVKGYGSYVDICLDDETHLAFSDGTNVKYYEKAEKCPAKFQLLVVFDDDSYIVLTVAMYGGIYAFRGGIDNVYYNGSIEKLSPLDDKFDMDYLNGMIENVGKDISVKALLATEQRIPGLGNGVLQDILFNAGINPRRKISSLSAKDRETLLISIKETLNDMISKGGRDSEKNILGIPGGYHCLLSSKTCHEPCPRCGGRIMKEAYLGGSVYYCSECQKK; encoded by the coding sequence ATGTTAGAGATTCCTGAATCTAAAATTATTGCCGATATGGCAACTGGTATATTACGCGGTAAGGTGGTGGCTGATGTTATTAATGCTACAAGCCTTCATCGCTTTACCTGGTATGAGGGTGATCCTTTGCTCTATGCTGCTATACTTGTAGGAAGAAAGGTAGTGGACGTGAAGGGATATGGCAGTTATGTGGACATATGTCTTGATGATGAGACCCATCTTGCCTTTAGTGACGGTACGAATGTGAAATATTACGAAAAAGCTGAGAAATGTCCTGCAAAGTTCCAGTTGCTGGTAGTGTTTGATGATGATAGTTATATTGTTCTCACAGTGGCTATGTATGGCGGTATATATGCGTTCCGTGGTGGTATTGATAATGTATATTATAACGGAAGTATAGAGAAACTGTCTCCTTTAGATGATAAATTCGATATGGATTATTTAAATGGGATGATTGAAAATGTGGGTAAGGATATTTCTGTTAAGGCTTTATTGGCTACGGAACAGCGGATTCCCGGACTGGGTAATGGGGTGCTGCAGGATATTCTGTTTAATGCTGGCATAAATCCAAGGCGTAAGATAAGTAGTTTGTCTGCCAAGGATAGGGAAACGTTACTTATTTCAATTAAGGAAACTCTTAATGACATGATTTCCAAAGGTGGAAGGGATTCTGAAAAGAATATTCTTGGTATTCCCGGAGGGTATCACTGTTTGCTGTCGAGCAAAACTTGTCATGAGCCGTGTCCGAGGTGTGGAGGCCGAATAATGAAGGAGGCTTACCTGGGTGGCAGCGTGTATTATTGTAGTGAATGCCAAAAAAAATGA
- a CDS encoding DUF4249 family protein yields the protein MKSISVSIIALFFTALMFSCTEDTTISTKDSAYVPIIYGTITDQNIRQQIQVSSSSSYFDKEANKRIANAIVTLKEDSALISHSYVMTQDSVGSGIYATQYPMKGKPGWTYRLSVVMDFNNDGSNEEYTAECKMPENLKVDSFNISKKKVGEYTLYSLNISAQDNGDEENYYMGKYSINGLMYNKISKYIMFNDVSLNGEYVKNLSVWNFNDIGDKSKFSDDDAKDMVFLAAGDSMVVEFSNISKAYFNFINECASQKNGSNPMFGGPPANISTNISNGARGFFTAYGVSVVSGKVPE from the coding sequence ATGAAATCAATATCGGTATCTATTATAGCATTGTTTTTTACTGCGCTTATGTTTTCGTGTACTGAGGATACTACCATCAGTACTAAGGATTCGGCTTATGTGCCTATAATCTATGGTACGATAACTGATCAAAACATCAGACAGCAGATACAGGTGAGCAGTTCGAGTAGTTACTTTGACAAAGAGGCGAACAAGCGCATTGCTAATGCTATTGTGACGCTGAAGGAAGATAGTGCGCTGATTTCGCATTCGTATGTGATGACTCAGGACTCTGTGGGCAGCGGGATTTATGCTACTCAATATCCTATGAAGGGTAAACCGGGATGGACTTACAGACTGTCGGTGGTGATGGACTTTAATAATGATGGCAGCAATGAGGAATATACGGCTGAGTGTAAGATGCCTGAAAATCTGAAGGTGGATTCGTTTAATATCTCAAAGAAGAAGGTGGGCGAATATACGTTGTATTCGTTGAATATAAGCGCTCAGGATAATGGTGATGAGGAAAATTATTACATGGGGAAATATAGCATCAATGGGTTGATGTATAATAAGATAAGCAAGTATATCATGTTTAATGATGTGAGTCTTAACGGTGAGTACGTCAAGAATCTTTCGGTATGGAACTTTAATGATATAGGTGATAAGAGCAAATTCAGTGATGATGATGCCAAGGATATGGTATTCTTGGCGGCGGGCGACAGTATGGTGGTTGAATTTAGTAATATAAGTAAGGCATACTTTAACTTTATCAATGAATGCGCTAGTCAGAAGAATGGCTCTAATCCAATGTTTGGTGGCCCTCCAGCTAATATATCAACTAATATCTCGAATGGAGCAAGGGGATTCTTTACTGCTTACGGGGTGTCGGTGGTATCGGGTAAGGTTCCTGAATAA